Genomic DNA from Planctomicrobium piriforme:
CCATCGAACAAGGTGAAAAGGCCGTCATTTCTGATCCGGAAGTGCTGCGTCAGTTTGGCGTGTTGCGGCCCTCGGTCACGCTCTCGCAGCTCTGGATGCATCTGTACGACGTGGTGAGCCGGCAGGATGCACTCTTCCGCCAGAACTACGGGCGGACGCTCGCGGTGATCCTCAATCAGGGCTGCCTGTCCAGCCGGATTCTCAAGACGTTGAACGGCAAAGAAGACCGGGCATCGCTGACCGAAGTCTATCGACGGCTGGCGGACTGCCTGGCCACAGGCGAACAGTTCCGCAGCGATCGCTGAAGCTGATTGAAGTCGCAGCAACACCATCGGCTTTCGGAGGCAGTTCATGACCCGTGTGAAGTCCGCGACTCGACAGGCTCTGACGCTGGTCATCACCTGTGAGCATGGCGGGAACGAAATCCCCGCTGCTTACCGGCACTGCTTTCATACGGCGAGCGAAGCCCTCGACTCGCATCGCGGTTATGACCCGGGCGCATTGGAACTTGCCAAACGGATCGCGAAAACATTTCAGACGCCGCTGCATCACGAGACTCGATCGCGGCTGCTGATCGAACTCAATCGCTCGCTGCATCACAAACGGCTCTTCTCCGAATTCAGCCGCATTCTCCCTGAGCCGACCCGACAAAAGCTGATCGACGGCATCTATCAGCCGTATCGCGACAAGGTCACCGCGCAGATTGCGAAGGGGGTAAAAGCTGGCCGCGTGGTGCATATTTCGGTGCATTCCTTCACGCCGGTGATGCGGGGAAAAACCAGAAGGACCGACATTGGACTGCTGTTCGATCCGCGACGGTCGCTGGAGAAGGACGTCTGCCGGAAATGGAAACTCGCCCTGCAGCAGTCCGCCCCCGGCCTCGGGATTCACTACAACCTCCCCTATCGCGGCACGTCCGATGGTTTCACCAAAGTGCTGCGGGAGCAGTTTGGCGAAAAGAAATATGCCGGCATCGAGATTGAAGTGAACCAGAAATACCCCTTGGGCGAACCCGGCGTTTGGAAACACATTCAGCAACTGGTCATCTCAAGTCTGGAAAACGTCATC
This window encodes:
- a CDS encoding N-formylglutamate amidohydrolase; amino-acid sequence: MTRVKSATRQALTLVITCEHGGNEIPAAYRHCFHTASEALDSHRGYDPGALELAKRIAKTFQTPLHHETRSRLLIELNRSLHHKRLFSEFSRILPEPTRQKLIDGIYQPYRDKVTAQIAKGVKAGRVVHISVHSFTPVMRGKTRRTDIGLLFDPRRSLEKDVCRKWKLALQQSAPGLGIHYNLPYRGTSDGFTKVLREQFGEKKYAGIEIEVNQKYPLGEPGVWKHIQQLVISSLENVIDDMETIGQN